A genomic window from Struthio camelus isolate bStrCam1 chromosome 2, bStrCam1.hap1, whole genome shotgun sequence includes:
- the ZFTRAF1 gene encoding zinc finger TRAF-type-containing protein 1 translates to MCAGCFIHLLADARLKEEQATCPNCRCEISKSLCCRNLAVEKAVSELPSECGFCMQQFPRSLLERHQKEECQDRVTQCKYKRIGCPWQGPFHELTVHEAECTHPTKTGNELMEILDEMDQTRKKEMQLYNSIFSLLSFEKIGYTEVQFRPYRTDDFITRLYYETPRLTVLNQTWVLKARVNDSERNPNLSCKRTLSFQLILKSKINSPMECSFLLLEGPYDDVKINPVIYHFVFTNENNETDYMPLPIVDSVECNKLLAAKNINLRLFIFQIQK, encoded by the exons ATGTGCGCTGGCTGTTTTATCCACCTCCTAGCAGACGCTCGGCTGAAGGAGGAGCAGGCCACTTGCCCAAATTGCCGGTGTGAGATCAGTAAGAGCCTGTGCTGCCGAAACCTTGCTGTGGAAAAAGCAGTGAGCGAGCTGCCATCAGAGTGTGGCTTCTGCATGCAGCAGTTCCCGCGTTCCCTTCTGGAGAGGCACCAGAAAGAGGAGTGCCAGGACAG GGTGACCCAGTGCAAGTACAAGCGGATCGGGTGCCCGTGGCAGGGTCCGTTCCACGAGCTGACGGTGCATGAAGCAGAGTGCACTCACCCAACAAAGACTGGCAATGAGTTGATGGAGATCTTGGATGAGATGGACCAAACCcgtaaaaaagaaatgcagctgtATAACAGCATCTTCAGCCTGCTCAGCTTTGAGAAGATTGGCTACACAG AGGTCCAGTTCCGGCCCTACCGCACGGACGACTTCATCACCCGGCTCTACTACGAGACGCCCAGGCTCACCGTGCTCAACCAGACCTGGGTGCTGAAGGCGCGGGTCAACGACTCGGAGCGCAACCCCAACCTGTCCTGCAAGCGCACCCTCTCCTTCCAGCTCATTCTCAAAAGCAAGATCAACTCCCCCATGGAGTGCTCCTTCCTGCTGCTCGAGGGGCCTTACGACGACGTCAAGATCAACCCCGTCATCTACCACTTTGTCTTTACCAATGAGAACAATGAGACGGATTACATGCCGCTGCCCATCGTAGACTCCGTGGAATGTAACAAACTGCTGGCGGCCAAGAACATCAACTTGCGgctttttatatttcagatacaGAAATAG
- the FOXH1 gene encoding forkhead box protein H1 yields MARVPPGSAPGCAPGTAPGSAPGSAPGSAPGTAPGSAPGTAPGSAPSSAPGSAPGSAPGTAPGSAPGTAPGSAPSSAPGSAPGTAPGSPPGSAPSSAPGSAPGSRGRARGRPQRYRRHPKPPYSYLALIALVIRAAPGRRLKLSQIIKEISSLFPFFAEGYQGWKDSVRHNLSSNACFAKVLKDPAKPKAKGNYWTVDVSRIPPDALKLQNTAVARQEAAAFARDLAPFVLRGWPYGCGAGGSSRPPPAPPAPSPSASPEPGVSSAAPARAPRRSSGFSIASLLRDLQDVGLASESPPPAPPATPAGLWGPVPTLPLAAPPAGSGEREMGAPRAGRPGGCGAPAGWGQLPTSYSTAVAPNVVAPAGGPPLLALPCCARRPGSPPCWALGPAGPRRPPLPPAGPAADLDMPPNKSVYDVWLSHPGDTGHPALYG; encoded by the exons ATGGCGCGGGTGCcgccgggctccgcaccgggctGCGCACCGGGCAcggcaccgggctccgcaccgggctccgcaccgggctccgcaccgggcaCGGCACCGGGCTCTGCACCGGGCACGGCACCCGGCTCCGCACCCAGCtccgcaccgggctccgcaccgggctccgcaccgggcaCGGCACCGGGCTCTGCACCGGGCACGGCACCCGGCTCCGCACCCAGCtccgcaccgggctccgcaccgggcaCGGCACCGGGCTCCCCGCCGGGCTCCGCACCCAGCtccgcaccgggctccgcaccgggctcccgcggccgcgcccggggccgcccgcagcgCTACCGGCGGCACCCGAAGCCGCCCTACTCCTACCTGGCCCTCATCGCCCTCGTCatccgcgccgcccccggccgccgcctcaAGCTCTCCCAG ATCATCAAGGAGATCAGcagcctcttccccttcttcGCCGAGGGCTACCAGGGCTGGAAGGACTCCGTGCGCCACAacctctcctccaacgcctgcttCGCCAAg GTGCTGAAGGACCCGGCCAAGCCCAAGGCCAAGGGCAACTACTGGACGGTGGACGTGAGCCGCATCCCGCCGGACGCCCTCAAGCTGCAGAACACGGCCGTGGCGCGGCAGGAGGCGGCCGCCTTCGCCCGCGACCTGGCCCCCTTCGTGCTGCGGGGCTGGCCCtacggctgcggggccggggggtcgtcgcggccgccgccggcccccccggcccccagccccagcgccagccccgagcccggcgtcagcagcgccgccccggcccgggctcCCCGGCGCAGCTCCGGCTTCTCCATCGCCTCGCTGCTCCGGGACTTGCAGGACGTGGGGCTGGCGAGCGAgtcgccccccccggcccccccggcgacCCCGGCCGGCCTCTGGGGCCCCGTGCCCACGCTGCCGCTCGCCGCCCCCCCGGCGGGCTCGGGCGAGCGGGAGAtgggggcgccgcgggccggccggccggggggctgcggggcgccggcgggtTGGGGGCAGCTGCCCACCTCGTACAGCACCGCCGTGGCCCCCAACGTGGTggcgccggccggcggccccccgctgctggccctgccctgctgcgcccgccggcccggcagccccccgtgCTGGGCGCTggggcccgccggcccccgccgcccgccgctgccgcccgccggccccgccgccgaccTCGACATGCCGCCCAACAAGAGCGTCTACGACGTGTGGCTGAGCCACCCCGGCGACACGGGGCACCCCGCGCTCTACGGCTAG